In Zonotrichia leucophrys gambelii isolate GWCS_2022_RI chromosome 12, RI_Zleu_2.0, whole genome shotgun sequence, a single genomic region encodes these proteins:
- the CCDC66 gene encoding coiled-coil domain-containing protein 66: MNLGDGLKLETEVLDGKPRLILASSDKSKPAMKMGNKARAPKQALRIKHTGLILRPTQNACIKQENLTKPRSESSLSMTKGEKLQVNKHSSHEATTKSYSLIFQRDKTNRYPDSEDPSTVKKTKHKPQAPHVSAEDLKSLVCLTQAQLQQILMIVKEGRSISETHNEKQEEMATNEASEENVIASLQKDCEVSPVPDEANSDSGRKQEAHPQPGQNVIKDSWKPADLFSTLGEREGERALLELKKAQWKKELDEQVALKKKLKETLEGEVGYFWANLGSKKTPKVETPDPDQAVLPAGSADGTESSACTAALATEADGAALSVPGAPAGQSSDSTPSDFPAATCTALPFREAVPQERPFSALKREQQKKWLEELDKQKEEAKLRKLEEKLNLSKAEEHDRWEMHFDSFKNHFGANAQQPLNGMHRKPESLSLSPDPKDPTAFIHPLSPAALGNLMPLQMGTAEKAAKNGALEQSQRVSFLRSMTALLDPAQLEERDRRRQKQLEHQKAIMAQVEEKRKQKQLEEEQRKWEERQEELRLAREKAQLQKQFEEEMLKQKQKEELATLKAKELYQTMEKAQELAQGSKQDQHVPALAQKAHDLSELQNSLGGGDAEFGSCNSGVSAPSADFPAGVGSPPGLQRSPRKDTAVQTDCFNTSAYTESAEERTACCESPDISIEYKEMSNSKKYQKEMHYMDKNKLPGKGTGGIYSDLYEQYARKERHIKSSEKYSKRPDWNINKPGKRYIPASERYPKALQRQREENKVRRQMELLQLLERNSPGQLSARRGGHSASSASPREETAGNRKGHRGRKEEKFHKNHLNEERSESPPVPAVRNRLLQVHPRQMPAPPVPVLEQRAGRAQNARAAPQRSSAPAAPPSPPWARFVPYVRTREVLCLPPEAPPSRASTQHTHDSYQMPQQIFSSDHVRDPLLNPDAVTIRERQQEILKGLSKLRQGLLQKQKELENTLIPTVAQENFMPPF; encoded by the exons ATGAACCTGGG CGATGGACTGAAGCTCGAAACTGAAGTGCTGGATGGAAAGCCTAGGCTAATTTTAGCTTcttctg ATAAATCAAAGCCTGCCATGAAG ATGGGTAATAAAGCCAGAGCACCCAAACAGGCATTGAGAATAAAGCACACTGGACTCATCTTGAGGCCAACACAAAATGCTTGTATCAAGCAGGAAAATTTAACAAAACCAAGGAGTGAATCAAGTTTATCAATGACAAAAGGTGAAAAACTGCAAGTTAATAAACACTCCTCGCATGAAGCCACAACTAAAAGTTACTCTTTGATTTTCCAAAGAGATAAGACAAACAGATATCCTGATTCAGAGGATCCTAGTACTGTGAAAAAAACTAAACACAAACCTCAAGCCCCACATGTATCAGCTGAAGACTTAAAAAGTTTGGTGTGTTTAACACAAGCACAGCTTCAACAGATTTTGATGATTGttaaagaaggaagaagcatcTCTGAGACTCATAAtgaaaagcaagaggaaatgg CTACTAATGAGGCATCAGAGGAAAATGTTATAGCATCACTCCAGAAAGATTGTGAAGTGTCCCCAGTTCCAGATGAAGCAAACTCTGATTCAGGCAGGAAACAAGAAGCACAtccacagccaggacagaatGTTAT AAAGGATTCATGGAAACCTGCTGACTTGTTTAGTACCTTGGGTGAAAGAGAAGGGGAGAGAGCCTTATTGGAACTTAAAAAGGCCCAATGGAAGAAGGAATTAG atGAACAGGTAGCACTGAAGAAGAAGCTGAAAGAAACTCTGGAGGGTGAGGTGGGTTATTTCTGGGCAAATCTTGGCAGTAAGAAAACCCCTAAAGTGGAAACTCCTGACCCAGACCAG GCAGTGCTTCCAGCTGGCTCAGCTGATGGCACTGAGAGCTCTGCCTGTACAGCTGCTTTAGCCACAgaggctgatggagctgccctGAGTgttccaggagctccagctgggcagtCCTCTGATTCCACTCCTTCTGACTTCCCAGCTGCCACTTGCACAGCCTTGCCTTTCAGG GAAGCTGTGCCACAGGAGCGACCTTTCAGTGCTCTGAAACGTGAGCAACAGAAGAAGTGGCTTGAAGAGTTGGACAAGCAGAAGGAAGAAGCTAAACTAcgaaaattagaagaaaaactTAATTTATCAAAG GCAGAAGAGCATGACAGATGGGAAATGCATTTTGATTCTTTTAAGAACCACTTCGGTGCTAATGCACAACAGCCCTTAAATGGAATGCACAGAAAGCCTGAAAGTCTGTCCTTGTCACCTGACCCCAAGGACCCGACTGCTTTCATTCACCCTTTGTCCCCTGCAGCTTTAGGAAACCTCATGCCCTTACAgatgggaactgcagaaaaagctgcTAAAAATGGTGCTTTGGAACAAAGTCAGAGAGTCAG TTTCCTGCGTTCCATGACGGCTCTGCTGGACCCTGCCCAGCTtgaggagagggacaggaggcGGCAGAAGCAGCTGGAACATCAG AAAGCAATAATGGCTCAGGTGGAAGAAAAACGGAAGCAGAAACAActggaggaagagcagagaaaatggGAAGAGCGACAGGAAGAGCTGCGCCTGGCACGAGAAAAAGCACAACTGCAGAAACAGTTTGAAGAAGAAAtgctgaaacaaaaacaaaaggag GAACTTGCAACTCTTAAAGCCAAAGAGCTTTATCAGACAATGGAGAAAGCTCAGGAGTTAGCCCAGGGATCAAAACAAGACCAGCACGTTCCAGCCTTGGCTCAGAAGGCACATGACCTTTCAGAACTTCAGAACAGTCTTGGTGGTG GTGATGCAGAGTTTGGCAGCTGTAATTCTGGCGTTTCAGCACCAAGTGCTGATTTCCCTGCAGGCGTGGGGAGCCCCCCTGGGCTGCAGCGCTCCCCGCGCAAGGACACGGCCGTGCAGACAG attgcTTTAATACTTCAGCATACACAGAGTCAGCTGAGGAAAGAACTGCATGTTGTGAATCACCTGATATTTCCATAGAATATAAAGAAATGTCTAACAGCAAAAAATACCAGAAGGAAATGCATTATATGGATAAAAATaaacttccaggaaaagggacTGGTGGTATTTACAGTGATCTATATGAGCAGTATGCAAGAAAAGAAAGGCACATTAAATCTtcagaaaaatacagcaaaagacCTGACTGGAACATAAACAAGCCTGGGAAAAGATACATTCCAGCCTCAGAAAGGTACcccaaggctctgcagaggcagagggaggagaaCAAGGTGCGCCGGcaaatggagctgctgcagctgctggagaggaacAGCCCCGGGCAGCTGAGTGCCAGGAGGGGAGGGCactcagccagctctgcctcgcCCCGGGAAGAGACAGCTGGGAACAGGAAGGGCCACAGAGGCAGAAAG gaagaaaaatttcatAAGAATCACTTGAATGAAGAAAG ATCTGAATCACCACCCGTCCCAGCAGTGAGGAACAGGTTACTGCAGGTACACCCAAGGCAGATGCCGGCTCCTCCCGTCCCGGTGTTGGAGCAGCGGGCTGGGAGGGCGCAGAACGCCCGGGCAGCCCCGCAGCGCAGCagcgcccccgccgcgccccccaGCCCGCCCTGGGCGCGCTTCGTGCCCTACGTGCGCACCCGCGAGGTTCTGTGCCTGCCCCCGGAGGCACCGCCGAGCCGGGCCTCGACCCAGCACACGCACG ATTCATACCAAATGCCACAACAGATTTTTAGCTCAGATCATGTTAGAGATCCTCTTCTAAATCCTGATGCAGTTACAATCAGAGAGAGACAACAAGAAATTCTCAAAGGATTGTCAAAATTACGGCAG gGCCTCCTGCAGAAGCAGAAGGAGTTGGAGAACACTCTGATTCCCACTGTAGCTCAAGAGAACTTCATGCCACCGTTCTGA